A genomic segment from uncultured Marinifilum sp. encodes:
- a CDS encoding molybdopterin molybdotransferase MoeA has protein sequence MITFYEALETVKNATKKLEKEYVDLSDCLNRVLAKNVYSDVNIPPFNQAAVNGYACKKSDLKDDLEIVDPLYLANKSLKHKQCCKILSADMIPEGADTVVKSENIKKLENGLIRIVEKESRSNIFIKGEDIEKKDLVLNKGTRLKPHHISVLATIKCIRPLVYKQPKLATLVKTNELTEQQQQIDNTLSINVNSLQLQAQLHKIGISENYNGILTDSKQNAKNTITKCIEENDILIILESSKKSDYGFLPPILKELGFNIWFHTLAIRPGKHTVFASKNGKYIFAMSGNPASSFIQFELLGKPLLYRLMGHNYNAPMVKMPISLNYKRKNTAQLEFIPIRFNANNQIIPIKYNGSERINSFTHANGIMIVPREVDEFTEGEFVYIRQL, from the coding sequence ATGATAACTTTTTATGAAGCACTTGAAACCGTTAAGAACGCAACAAAAAAACTAGAAAAAGAATACGTCGATTTATCGGACTGCCTAAATCGTGTATTGGCAAAAAATGTATATTCAGATGTTAATATTCCGCCATTTAATCAAGCGGCAGTGAACGGATATGCATGTAAAAAATCGGACCTAAAGGATGATTTAGAAATAGTTGACCCTTTATACCTAGCTAATAAATCATTAAAACATAAACAATGCTGCAAAATATTATCTGCAGATATGATACCAGAAGGAGCTGATACTGTTGTTAAGTCTGAGAATATAAAAAAATTAGAAAACGGCCTAATACGTATTGTTGAGAAGGAGTCAAGATCGAATATCTTTATTAAAGGTGAAGATATTGAAAAAAAAGATTTAGTATTAAATAAAGGCACACGATTAAAACCTCATCACATTTCCGTTTTAGCTACAATTAAGTGCATTAGACCATTGGTTTACAAACAACCTAAACTTGCAACACTTGTTAAAACAAATGAGTTGACAGAGCAACAGCAACAAATTGATAATACTTTAAGCATAAATGTAAACTCATTGCAATTACAAGCTCAACTGCATAAAATAGGTATAAGTGAGAATTATAATGGAATTCTAACAGATTCAAAACAAAATGCAAAGAATACAATCACAAAATGTATTGAGGAAAATGATATTCTAATTATATTGGAAAGTTCCAAAAAGAGTGATTATGGTTTCCTACCTCCTATTCTTAAAGAATTAGGCTTTAATATTTGGTTTCATACCTTAGCTATTAGACCTGGGAAACATACGGTTTTCGCATCTAAAAATGGAAAATATATTTTTGCAATGTCGGGTAATCCTGCCTCCTCATTTATTCAGTTTGAACTATTAGGAAAACCTTTGCTTTACAGACTAATGGGACATAACTATAATGCTCCTATGGTAAAAATGCCAATATCACTAAACTATAAAAGAAAAAATACAGCTCAACTGGAATTTATACCCATACGTTTTAATGCAAATAATCAGATTATTCCGATTAAATATAATGGCTCGGAACGTATTAATTCATTTACCCATGCAAATGGAATTATGATAGTTCCTCGCGAAGTTGATGAATTTACCGAAGGAGAATTCGTTTACATTAGACAATTGTAA
- a CDS encoding cation diffusion facilitator family transporter: MGNHNHSHDHGELKGRNLGIAILLNICITVSQIVGGIISGSLALMSDALHNFSDVLSLIISWFASKLSRRKQTAKQTFGYKRAEILAALFNAVSLIVIAFFLLKEAFMRFSNPQEIHSVLVMAFGGLSIILNGLSVLLLKNDAKNNINMRSAYLHLLTDMLSSIVVVLGGLAMYFWNIEWIDSILSMLIALYLVYSSWALLMESVRILMQFTPLHIDINDVNQKAKTLPEIENMHHVHVWQLDDKQINLEAHISFKEDLTLSEVSVVFHKLEHLLHHEFEINHVTFQPELNGFCEDNNIIHQEKPHDHKY, from the coding sequence ATGGGAAATCATAATCACTCACACGATCATGGCGAATTAAAAGGTAGAAATCTTGGAATCGCTATTCTTTTAAATATTTGTATTACTGTATCTCAAATTGTCGGCGGAATTATTTCTGGTAGCTTAGCATTAATGTCTGATGCTTTGCATAATTTCTCAGATGTTTTATCCTTGATTATTAGTTGGTTTGCTAGTAAGTTATCGCGACGAAAACAAACAGCAAAGCAAACCTTTGGATACAAGAGAGCTGAAATATTAGCTGCTTTGTTTAATGCTGTTTCTTTAATTGTAATTGCCTTTTTTCTTTTAAAAGAAGCATTTATGCGCTTTTCAAATCCTCAGGAAATTCACTCTGTATTAGTAATGGCATTTGGAGGATTATCAATTATACTAAATGGATTAAGTGTTTTACTGTTAAAAAATGATGCGAAAAATAACATTAATATGCGTTCGGCTTATTTGCATTTGTTAACTGATATGCTTTCGTCAATAGTAGTTGTTCTGGGAGGACTGGCTATGTATTTTTGGAATATAGAATGGATTGATAGTATTCTTTCAATGCTTATTGCTCTATATTTGGTTTACTCTAGTTGGGCATTATTAATGGAGAGTGTACGTATTTTAATGCAGTTTACACCTCTTCATATCGATATAAATGATGTAAACCAAAAAGCAAAAACTTTGCCTGAGATTGAAAACATGCATCATGTTCATGTATGGCAACTCGACGATAAACAAATAAATCTCGAAGCCCACATAAGCTTTAAAGAAGATTTGACTTTAAGTGAAGTAAGTGTGGTGTTTCATAAATTGGAGCATCTATTACATCATGAATTTGAAATTAATCATGTGACTTTTCAGCCCGAATTAAATGGTTTTTGTGAGGATAATAATATCATTCATCAGGAAAAACCACATGATCATAAATATTGA
- a CDS encoding HAD family hydrolase yields the protein MIKGIIFDLDGTLADSIEDLADSMNQVLKERKLATHDYETYKTFVGRGIKSLVEKALPEEFKTEEHINDSFDRMMKIYDENCIVKTCLYPGIPELLTELNKKGIKLAVFSNKANELTQKVTKVLLADWKFEFILGAGGDIPRKPNPEGAIYISKKMGLEPNEIIYVGDSGVDMQTANNSDMNAAGVLWGFRDMNELLENGAQTILEKPAELLNSIE from the coding sequence ATGATTAAAGGAATAATATTCGATCTTGATGGCACTTTAGCCGACTCTATTGAAGACCTAGCTGATTCTATGAATCAGGTATTGAAAGAAAGAAAACTAGCAACACACGATTACGAAACTTATAAAACATTTGTAGGCAGAGGTATAAAAAGTTTAGTAGAAAAAGCTTTACCCGAAGAATTTAAAACAGAAGAACACATTAATGATAGTTTTGATCGCATGATGAAAATATATGACGAAAACTGTATTGTAAAAACCTGTCTTTATCCGGGCATACCCGAACTACTTACCGAACTTAACAAAAAGGGAATTAAACTTGCAGTTTTCTCGAACAAGGCAAATGAACTTACACAAAAAGTTACAAAAGTTTTATTGGCCGATTGGAAATTTGAATTTATTTTAGGTGCAGGCGGCGATATTCCACGAAAACCAAATCCTGAAGGAGCAATTTATATCAGCAAAAAAATGGGATTAGAACCAAATGAAATAATTTATGTTGGCGATTCGGGTGTAGATATGCAAACAGCCAATAATTCGGATATGAATGCAGCAGGAGTTTTATGGGGATTTAGAGATATGAACGAATTGCTTGAAAACGGAGCTCAAACAATTCTTGAGAAACCCGCGGAACTATTAAACTCTATTGAATAA
- a CDS encoding transposase: protein MSIKSLEIYLGINGDKFRRQYKTNLSGFDQWDKKLHAKDYLIFPENIGSNLALDETAFSNGELYTILSNKDKKGKQGSLVGVFNGTQADSIISLIREHISEELRYTVKEVTLDMAGSMNKIVRKCFLKAEITTDRFHVQKLANDAVQELRIKHRWKIIDDENAEYKKAKLEGKLYKPEILENGDTLRQLMARARYALYKSPEKWTTSQEIRARLLFERFPEIKKAYRLSDGLRKIYNQSLEPNVARLKLAQWFDEIERAGMDSFNSIKRTFEVHHKQIVNYFLNRSTNAFAESLNAKIKNFRRSLRGIVDLDFFLFRLSKIFA from the coding sequence ATCAGTATTAAAAGCCTTGAAATATATTTAGGAATAAATGGTGATAAATTTCGAAGACAGTACAAAACAAATTTAAGTGGTTTTGATCAATGGGATAAAAAGCTACACGCCAAAGATTACCTGATATTTCCTGAAAACATAGGTTCTAATTTAGCTCTTGATGAAACAGCCTTTTCAAATGGAGAGTTGTATACCATTCTCAGTAACAAAGATAAAAAAGGAAAGCAAGGTAGCTTGGTTGGTGTGTTTAACGGAACACAAGCTGATTCCATTATAAGTTTAATTCGCGAACACATTTCAGAAGAGTTGCGCTATACCGTTAAAGAAGTTACTCTTGACATGGCTGGTAGCATGAATAAGATCGTAAGAAAATGTTTTCTAAAAGCTGAAATCACTACAGATCGATTTCATGTGCAAAAGCTAGCCAATGATGCCGTACAAGAGCTTAGAATTAAGCATAGGTGGAAGATAATAGATGATGAAAATGCAGAGTATAAGAAAGCGAAATTAGAAGGAAAATTGTATAAACCTGAAATATTGGAAAATGGTGATACACTGCGACAATTGATGGCTAGAGCTCGTTATGCATTGTATAAATCTCCGGAAAAATGGACTACATCTCAAGAAATCAGAGCTCGTTTATTATTTGAAAGATTTCCCGAAATTAAGAAAGCATACAGGCTCTCGGATGGACTTAGAAAAATATACAATCAATCTTTAGAACCAAATGTAGCTAGACTTAAACTAGCACAATGGTTCGATGAAATTGAAAGAGCCGGAATGGATTCTTTTAATTCAATAAAAAGAACTTTTGAAGTACATCATAAACAAATTGTTAATTATTTCTTGAATAGAAGTACAAACGCTTTTGCCGAATCTTTAAATGCTAAAATTAAAAATTTCAGAAGATCTTTAAGAGGGATTGTTGATTTAGATTTCTTCCTTTTTAGGTTATCTAAAATTTTTGCTTAG
- a CDS encoding phage integrase SAM-like domain-containing protein, which translates to MSASQVADYIKNGGKTKNVSINFTDYLEDYIQKISNQSTKEKYQTTLVKLKEYIGADILFFDDINRAWLNRFKAFRLQNSSAATTNIDLRNIMALFNRAIDFDEVIGQEMYPFRKFEFAKATPRNLRLPIETIRAIRDLELSNKYHALARDFFMLSFYLVGINNSDIYQLNKVEDGRIEYDRRKTAKHYSIKLEPEVIEILERRKGDEKFLVYQERYANFKNLTKQINKHLKEIGKHESIKVPELVMYHARHSWAGIAAKKPIGASKAVIAQALGHGKTTVTDTYFDYDNELVDDLNRKVLDLLLEK; encoded by the coding sequence ATGTCTGCAAGTCAGGTTGCAGACTACATTAAAAATGGCGGCAAAACGAAAAATGTCAGTATCAACTTCACTGATTATCTAGAGGACTATATTCAGAAAATAAGCAACCAGAGCACCAAAGAAAAGTACCAAACCACCCTAGTAAAACTAAAAGAGTACATAGGTGCGGACATTTTGTTCTTTGATGACATTAACAGAGCTTGGTTGAATCGATTTAAGGCTTTTAGATTGCAAAACTCAAGCGCAGCAACCACAAATATAGATTTACGCAATATAATGGCTCTATTTAATCGAGCCATCGATTTTGATGAGGTGATCGGACAAGAAATGTATCCATTTCGAAAATTCGAATTTGCAAAGGCCACTCCAAGGAATTTACGATTACCAATTGAGACCATTCGAGCAATAAGAGATTTGGAATTATCAAACAAATACCATGCCCTTGCAAGAGATTTTTTCATGCTCTCTTTTTATTTGGTTGGTATAAACAATTCTGACATCTACCAACTCAATAAGGTTGAAGATGGGCGAATTGAATATGACAGAAGAAAGACCGCCAAGCATTATTCAATAAAACTGGAACCGGAAGTTATAGAGATTTTGGAAAGAAGAAAAGGAGATGAAAAATTCCTAGTTTATCAAGAAAGGTATGCCAATTTCAAAAACCTGACCAAACAGATTAATAAGCACCTTAAAGAAATTGGCAAACATGAATCAATAAAGGTTCCAGAATTGGTCATGTATCATGCCCGTCATTCATGGGCCGGTATTGCTGCCAAGAAACCAATAGGTGCCAGTAAAGCTGTAATTGCGCAAGCATTGGGGCATGGTAAAACTACTGTTACCGATACGTATTTCGATTACGACAATGAATTGGTAGATGATTTAAATCGAAAGGTTTTGGATTTATTATTGGAAAAATAA